AAGGCAGTTGTATTATAGTTATACACATTCTAGGTGAGGAGTTGAGGAATGAGAGGTCATTGACAATTTGTTTAACAACACCATGTCTACTCATTCATTATCTTGCTAGATGATGAAGAGGAGAACTAACATAGCTGTCGAATTCCTTCTCTGGGTGCCAAGAACAAATACAATAAGTTTGTCTACtccagtagccccaattgttATGTTTCATCTACTCCTTGTACTTCTCTTTCCATGCCAATTACTTAATTGGCTGATTTTATTCTAAATTGAGAAATTTTTGTCTAGAGTTCCATGTTCTGTATtttatcttcattttttttGTTGCTGTAAATGTATGCGTGTTTTTTGGGACTTGAGTTGATTTGGAAATTCTTTATATTTCTAGTTTTGAAGGAGGATATTCCTGTTTTTTATATTATCTGCTAAATGTCGGAAGATTTTTATTCGGAGCGCCCATTGTTTGGCGGTGCCATCGTTAGCACTTTCCCTCTTAGGTTTCAGGTTAGTTAATCTTaattttgtttgtttttctgCTGTCTGACCCGTTGAGGGTTCTATTATGATTTTTAGTACTTGGAACCTATTAATTGATTAAAGGGCACCGTAATCTGTAGGATGTAAGCAATGTTCGACAAGTTCCTGATCATCAGGTTTGGTTGTATTCAATGGCATTAGCAATTGATTAAATGGTttgatttttctaatatttgTAGTTTCTTATGTTATTGGATACTTAATTATTACTTTCTGGCTGTGAAGGAGGTATTTGTGGATCCTGCACGTGATGAAAGCTTGATCTTTGAGCTTTTAGATTTTAAGCATGATGTTGGAGATAATGGAAGTGCTACCTGGTTTCTTCAAGATCTTGCTACTGAACAAGATGCTGAAGGATGCACAGTAAATACCTTGACCTTTTATGATAATGTTATTTCTACCTTGTTCATGTGGTAGATCAGTTTGGttgtcatatatatatacattattaTCAATCAATTGTAATGATTTAGCTTTGATCTTGCAAATTATTATCTTCTTCATTTAGTCATTCTTCTTGTATGTGGGGAATGCAGAGGTTTCAAGCTGGTGGACAGGTTCCTTATGACTATTGGGAAATGTGTTTCTAATTTGAgacctttttctttttgctacTATATTTCAGTTGATTGAGCACTCTGGAGTAGTTGAGGCCCCTGGTTTGCATTACAGGAATATTCCTTCTGTTGTTACCACTGCTGTTGGCCAAATGGTATGTATTCTATCAATTGCATGTGATGAAAATACTGGTGTAAAGTTCTATTTTCCTAAATTAACTTATAATCATGCTAAAATTTCCTGCTTAAACTTACTTTGATGTGCTGTAATAATGTTTTATTTGCTTATGCTATTGTCTAGTTATTTATGTCACTCATGTCTAATGCTATATGCATCTTTCCTTGCTAGGTATTATTGTCTATAACTCGGATGAGCATTTGGTTGGTCCATAACCCATTgtttaatttatatgaatgaTAGTCTTAATGCCTATTCGGTTTAACTATTGGATATAACTGATAGTTAACTATAATCGGCAGGTTTTAGCTATTGGATATAATTGGTAGTTAATTATGTCGGAGTAACTTAGGCTGCTATTCATTGCCTCTCTAGGTTGTGGTTTTAGCATATGAAGTTTTTTAGTTCACAGAAAAACTTATGTTGCCTTGTAAATCTTAAGGGGTTTGTTCTGGCTGCCTCTCTTTTTGCCCTCAATTGTTGGAAATTTGTTTCTTCTTTGCGCTCATTATGACTTGTTCACAGGCAATTTCTAAGGGACGACAAGGAAGAGAAGCACAAAATGTTGTAAAGGTAAGTTTGTCACACGTTTTCTCTGCATTTTTCAATTCTTTAAAAATGCTAACAAATTTATCGATGTATATCTGCAGGTTTATTTGGCAAATTTACGCCTTAAAGCAGTTGCTACAGATGTGTTAATAACTGCATATGAACCGGTCTTAATAAAGTAAGTGATGGTCCACGAAATGTGCATGATTAATTGGAAAAAGATAAATGTGCCTGCCTTTGTTGGGTTTTTGGACCTTGTGTTGGATTCCAATAGCCAGTTCCTTAGCCCAAAAAAACACTAAAAGCTATAGTAGGATCAAAGCTGCCTTGGAGCATTACATAATTTTATGCAATGAATGGAAAGTTCACATTGTCAATTTAAGTTGGTTCAGAACTAATTTGAATTGAGGTTTGGAAGGTGAAAGAAACTATATATCCTTTAGGATGTAGTTTATACAGCTTCAAGAGTAATTACTTGAAGTTTTGAacacttctttttcttttcctttttaataaattgaaatagAAGATATTAGAATAATGTAAAAACACATAATGTAAAAACATCTGGTGTTCTGCTTCCAAACTTTGCTTCTAGCCTGAGATCTGAGTCGCCCTTTTTATTTTAGCTAGTCACCTGTTAAATAATTTGGTCAAAAGCGGTTATGGATTTATCTCTGAATGGACATTAGTTCAGGAGCTATGCAACAACAAAAGCAAAAAAAACATCATTAGCTCTTCATTTACAACACTCCGAAGTACGAAATTTTACTCGGGTGAGAATACCGCTCAAGGAAGAAAGAGTTCCTTAATTCTTTTGTTAGTAGATTAACCCAATATAGTGCAAGCCAAAACCTGGTTTGCCACGTTTTCAAGGCCCAGAGACTTAAGCATGAACACCCTCTTATGGatgaaaatttttcattcttGCATATTTGATTAGCTTTGCACGAAAACAGAGTAGATCGTTTGTCACTTTTGCCCATTATTCGATCATACTCCTCTTTCTTGGACAAAAAATGCCATACTCGTCTTTTGGTCCATTTCTCTTACGTTTGTCTCTGGTGTTATTGTATGGCTGCAGTCCTTTGAGTGAAAGCGCAAGCACAGTTGGCGCTGGTTTGGCAGTTCCTGCTGCACAATCTGGATTTTTGCCGATGGCTGAGGTCTTTAAGCTTGTTGTCTCTACCTTCAAAGTTAATGACTGGAACCTTTTTGGTAGTTCTGCGTGAAATATGTTCAAAGGGTAGCTACCCAAGAATAGCAAGTCATATTTATGTAAATATAGAGTTTGGATAAGAATTCTCAAGTAATTTTCGTGTTTTTTTCCAACTtcatatttatgtaatttcacTGAAAGAACATTAAATGTAACCTTTTTTCTTGTTTAGATAAATTGTTGTCCGTTTCATGTAGCAAAAGCAtgctttttaatattaaattccaTTTGCTGCTGTGATCATATATCAACTGGCAAATTTTTGGCTGGACATTGTgataacatatcatcatttgCAGTGAACATGAAACATTGAAATTAAGCCTTTGATTATAATGGTTTATCATAGctcttgatatttttttttatcaaaggtAAGGAGTTTCACTAAAAGCATAAACTGGGCAAAAGTTTACGTTAAGAGCTATTAATAAAGAAGTGTGCTACTTGCCAAGGAGGAATAGAGACGCAAGCCTTTCTTCCAAACTCGTGAATAGAGTTAAGGGTAGATGAAAAATTGAGAGATCAAGGAGAGATAGTTAGTGGTAGCCAGAGAGCTCCTAAGGTCATCGGTTACGGCTCCGCCTACTATCGACCCTAGAGATGACCACCGCCTAAACCAAACCCTCTCGTCAATCTTCCTCATCCCACTAAACTTGTAGAATCGACAAATCCTCAACATGTAACTTGTAAGCTCATTCTGCAAGCCCAGAGAAAGCAAAGAAACcaacaaataaaaatagaaaccacaaaatacatatatatacctCCCAcctgaagagagagagaaaaaactcATAACCCGAGCCACATGGCAGAAGCCGCAGATTTGACAAGACTAGAGGACTTGTTCCTCAAACAGAAGGAAAAAATTcagaggaattttttttttctctaggaTTTCTGGAGAGAGTAAATTGAGAGTGCTTTTCATCATAACTATTAATTGAAATAGGATTAACGGTTAATATGCAATTGTATATACAATtgcaataatatttttaaattgaaggAATGAAATGAATCTATAAAGAGATTTTATTGGACTGAATAATTCTAATAGCTTTATGGAAAGCAAAGCTTGGGACAACGCATTGCATGGGAAAAAGTTGAAAATCATTTTCGAATCCAAAGAAGACTTGACTGGTAGAAAAGTGTTGAGCTCATTTAtctgatttatattttttaattatctgaTAAAAACTGAATTAGtcagataaaattaaatgagttatactataaaaaaaataacacttTGTTTCTAatgtaataataattaatttctaaataaataaaaaatacttcaaTTAAATTACTATTATGGGCTAAGTCGCTTTAGTAAAAGACACAATCATGAACATTGTTCTCAACATTGGTAATGGAGTCACAGAAAATGGATAATGTTATGGGCCTAATGTGATTCATATATTCCCTTTCAGGCCTTGAGGCCCAAGTATTTCCTTTATCATTCTGCGAGTGGGAGAGGAACCCGagtccttttttttctttaaataaaattttacaaaaataaaaataaaagtaaaatgtttacattgtttttttttttgttaaaacttCATGTGATAagtcaaatatttatttatttttcattaattaatttaaattaataattttcagtacattagaaaaataaaattttcatccttaaattttatgatttattttatgcATCTTAAAAATTTAACTGTATAATCTCAGATTTTTTCACTTGTTCGACTTAGCCattaacttaatttatttatttatttattttctcttccaATCATTGAAGCAGTGAAGGTTAGTTTGTACACGTCAGTAGGCTGTATacctcatttttctttttttctcaaataaaaataaaaaacatattaatataattcCATATATTCAATGT
The Manihot esculenta cultivar AM560-2 chromosome 1, M.esculenta_v8, whole genome shotgun sequence genome window above contains:
- the LOC110618945 gene encoding ran guanine nucleotide release factor, coding for MSEDFYSERPLFGGAIVSTFPLRFQDVSNVRQVPDHQEVFVDPARDESLIFELLDFKHDVGDNGSATWFLQDLATEQDAEGCTLIEHSGVVEAPGLHYRNIPSVVTTAVGQMAISKGRQGREAQNVVKVYLANLRLKAVATDVLITAYEPVLINPLSESASTVGAGLAVPAAQSGFLPMAEVFKLVVSTFKVNDWNLFGSSA